One Purpureocillium takamizusanense chromosome 1, complete sequence genomic window carries:
- a CDS encoding uncharacterized protein (COG:S~EggNog:ENOG503NYX1): MVAQSMLNAGVEASVADRFIENDINGAILITLKFEDLRELDIQSFGIRTRVWHQIQALRDSRPTSPRPATPIEDAPSREARKETKQTRKTSDDGLRRHQSSRRRQRRKHSADDVITPMESVSIIGIEQVIPKPHHCSKGENCSKWRRQQRAIAEFRKANPHVDIGAGGTVLIFGDAGNPDTAKAIDPNEVHRPVSDAVPSVVASSDVLGPGGLPPLQYLQEATLRNLQARDAQDNVRQFLSFQHQQEKDAMDEVPPTPPFELVPAAKPAHRGLRRLPKLSIPADSLPQRQPPRAATVPPPTEPQEAQPKRRQTQDFLPYRMAKADPLSPDLETPRNPYRLASPFSELDAPLTAVPAGPIARDASQSVPPDMGYRPTMPDTMPLARSQSRASARRPSFPILPSVNELRPAPGSKNTSPQAPSRLPQQHARAPPRFDYPWSPAERTSFEHTIPPSSSLRSSDTIAPVEARNGVTFQGPMKKRKTRLLRNEWQDGYFTLKGTRLNMHKDVTEVGRTLEYVDIDDYAIACSSLASTSKLGAAFKAMRVSHNREKSDPIASFCFQLVPQEKEPGARLRKRDSSLHPPNRSPSEGVNGTGKTHHFAVKNRDDRIDWMRELMLAKALKQKGDGFEISVNGNMI; this comes from the coding sequence ATGGTGGCACAGTCCATGCTCAACGCTGGCGTTGAGGCCTCCGTTGCTGATAGGTTCATCGAGAACGACATAAACGGAGCGATTCTTATCACCCTCAAGTTCGAAGACCTACGGGAGCTGGATATACAGTCTTTCGGTATTCGCACGAGAGTATGGCACCAGATTCAGGCTTTGCGAGACAGTCGTCCCACATCGCCGCGGCCTGCCACCCCCATCGAGGATGCACCAAGTCGCGAGGCAAGAAAGGAGACCAAACAGACGAGGAAGACCAGCGACGATGGACTAAGGAGGCACCAGAGCAGCAGACGAAGACAGCGCCGCAAGCACTCAGCTGACGATGTCATAACACCGATGGAGTCAGTCTCAATAATTGGCATCGAGCAAGTCATTCCAAAGCCGCATCACTGCTCCAAAGGCGAGAACTGTTCGAAATGGAGACGCCAGCAGCGTGCAATCGCAGAGTTTCGCAAGGCAAACCCGCACGTCGACATTGGTGCAGGAGGAACTGTCTTGATCTTCGGAGATGCTGGCAATCCGGACACGGCGAAGGCCATCGACCCCAACGAGGTTCACCGCCCCGTCTCTGACGCAGTACCATCCGTCGTTGCATCTTCGGATGTCCTAGGACCCGGCGGCCTACCTCCACTACAATACTTACAGGAAGCTACGCTCCGCAACCTGCAGGCCCGAGATGCCCAAGACAATGTTCGCCAGTTCCTCAGCTTTCAGCATCAGCAGGAGAAAGACGCCATGGATGAGGTTCCCCCTACGCCTCCGTTTGAGTTGGTGCCGGCTGCGAAGCCAGCACATCGTGGCCTCCGTCGCTTGCCTAAGCTTTCCATCCCAGCCGACTCACTCCCGCAAAGACAGCCTCCGCGAGCGGCCACAGTCCCTCCCCCAACCGAGCCGCAGGAGGCACAGCCCAAGCGTCGACAGACACAGGATTTCTTGCCCTACCGCATGGCGAAAGCCGATCCCCTGTCGCCCGATCTTGAAACTCCCAGGAACCCATATCGACTGGCAAGCCCTTTCTCAGAGCTTGATGCTCCGCTCACAGCGGTGCCAGCAGGACCCATCGCTCGCGATGCGTCACAGTCTGTTCCACCGGACATGGGATACCGGCCAACCATGCCAGACACCATGCCTCTGGCACGATCACAGTCCCGCGCTTCGGCAAGGCGGCCTTCCTTCCCAATTCTGCCCTCGGTCAACGAGCTCAGGCCAGCTCCAGGATCCAAAAACACGTCACCTCAGGCACCGTCGAGGCTTCCGCAACAGCACGCCCGGGCACCTCCACGCTTTGACTACCCGTGGTCTCCTGCTGAACGCACATCTTTTGAACATACAatcccgccctcctcgagtCTTCGATCTAGTGACACTATCGCACCAGTCGAAGCGAGAAATGGAGTCACCTTCCAGGGCCCAATGAAGAAACGCAAGACGCGTTTGCTTCGAAACGAGTGGCAGGATGGCTATTTTACTCTCAAAGGCACCCGGCTGAACATGCACAAGGATGTGACCGAGGTCGGCCGGACGCTTGAGTATGTCGATATTGACGACTACGCCATCGCCTGTTCCAGCCTTGCCTCCACATCCAAGCTTGGTGCCGCATTCAAGGCGATGCGCGTTTCCCATAACCGGGAGAAGAGTGATCCCATTGCGTCATTTTGCTTTCAGCTCGTCCCCCAGGAGAAAGAGCCCGGCGCACGCCTCCGGAAGCGGGACAGCTCCCTCCACCCGCCCAATCGCTCCCCTTCCGAGGGCGTCAATGGCACGGGAAAGACTCATCATTTTGCCGTCAAGAACCGGGACGATCGCATCGACTGGATGCGGGAACTGATGCTGGCTAAAGCTCTCAAGCAAAAGGGTGATGGCTTTGAAATCAGCGTCAATGGAAATATGATCTAA
- a CDS encoding uncharacterized protein (EggNog:ENOG503P319~TransMembrane:1 (i66-87o)), whose protein sequence is MPSVDVAMARSLQGGVVDQLKDVVARAVVAGLTRRDIITDAQGKVTDVKTAFSSWDNCMKASFCKWPVIAVIVVGGLIILGIAWCIIRCACCGLSCCCSCFQCLKCCGNCCGCCDPPGGRRHKYLDEPYIPPHHGQGYQQQTPMQAPFPPAVSKHPVHEPPQYAEFDVSKKGSEDALPHMPSWEGAGSKNIRVEEEEMEMNQLKKSPNSTPAQPPLASPSAGPTSPLGMEGHSPYGNPRGAPTGYLPNQSQQAVGHGRLSPGQSQQSLGMYSQSQPGYNNVAANRESGFGLDQPYDDPALGGTPNQHPPASGYIGDAQNQTYVPPLVAGMGQGRQSPAPGRQDRYMNQGYAEMPAEAAHMNEFDRRSPQGAPNGYGMRHQNTGDNGAVAGGRPPYGMDPRMRNSPGPRRTPGPPNDGSYGQSPRASPAPREQGYGAPRYGSPAPMNRTYSPAPPPDRHISPAPDRQLPPAPGRHRGQDHRPPPLARPPISPGLAQSPPQSPIRNNSGFDFTSGYARPGNSDRRPSEPQPSPTHEAYPGYKPYQPPQ, encoded by the coding sequence ATGCCGTcagtcgacgtcgccatggcgaggaGCCTGCAAGGCGGAGTCGTGgaccagctcaaggacgtcgtcgcccgcgctgTTGTCGCTGGGCTGACCCGGAGGGACATCATAACGGACGCCCAAGGCAAGGTAACGGACGTCAAGACAGCCTTCTCCAGTTGGGATAATTGTATGAAGGCCTCATTTTGCAAGtggcccgtcatcgccgtcatcgttgtgggcggcctcatcatcctcggcatcgcctGGTGCATCATTCGCTGCGCATGCTGCGGCCtctcttgctgctgcagctgctttCAATGCCTCAAGTGCTGCGGGAACTGTTGTGGCTGCTGCGATCCGCCCGGTGGTCGTCGCCACAAGTACCTGGATGAGCCTTACATCCCACCGCACCACGGTCAAGGCTACCAGCAGCAGACTCCCATGCAGGCTCCTTTCCCTCCCGCCGTCTCCAAGCATCCGGTACACGAGCCTCCCCAGTACGCCGAATTTGATGTTTCGAAGAAGGGTAGTGAAGATGCTCTTCCTCACATGCCCAGCTGGGAAGGCGCAGGGTCTAAGAACATAAGggtggaagaagaagagatgGAGATGAACCAGCTGAAGAAGTCGCCCAATTCAACTCCCGCGCAACCGCCGTTGGCTTCGCCATCTGCGGGTCCGACAAGCCCCTTGGGCATGGAGGGTCACAGTCCTTACGGCAACCCTCGAGGTGCCCCGACTGGCTATCTTCCCAACCAAAGTCAGCAAGCCGtaggccatggccgtctaTCGCCTGGCCAGAGCCAGCAGAGCCTAGGCATGTACTCTCAAAGTCAACCTGGCTACAACAACGTGGCCGCCAATCGCGAATCCGGCTTTGGTCTCGACCAGCCCTACGACGACCCGGCCCTTGGTGGCACGCCAAACCAGCACCCACCCGCCTCAGGGTACATCGGTGACGCCCAGAATCAAACATATGTGCCACCCCTTGTTGCTGGCATGGGCCAGGGTCGACAATCACCCGCTCCCGGGCGGCAGGATCGCTATATGAACCAGGGCTATGCTGAGATGCCAGCCGAGGCTGCTCATATGAATGAGTTTGATCGACGATCACCCCAGGGCGCTCCGAATGGATACGGTATGAGGCATCAAAATACGGGCGACAACGGCGCTGTGGCGGGTGGCCGTCCTCCGTACGGCATGGACCCTCGCATGCGCAACTCACCCGGTCCGCGACGAACGCCCGGTCCCCCCAACGATGGATCGTACGGGCAGTCTCCCAGGGCGTCTCCTGCCCCTCGCGAGCAAGGCTACGGGGCCCCACGGTACGGCTCGCCTGCTCCGATGAACCGAACATACTCCCCCGCTCCTCCCCCGGACAGGCACATCTCCCCAGCCCCTGATCGCCAGCTTCCTCCCGCTCCAGGGCGTCACCGAGGCCAGGACCATCGACCACCCCCGCTAGCCAGACCGCCAATCAGCCCTGGGCTTGCACAGTCTCCTCCTCAGTCGCCGATCAGGAACAACTCAGGCTTCGACTTCACATCAGGATACGCTCGTCCGGGGAATTCTGATCGCCGGCCAAGCGAGCCCCAACCGTCACCTACTCATGAGGCCTACCCAGGTTACAAACCCTATCAGCCACCTCAATGA
- a CDS encoding uncharacterized protein (COG:S~EggNog:ENOG503NUXV~TransMembrane:5 (n4-11c20/21o75-97i118-136o170-190i228-250o270-289i)), translated as MQPLLGALAAIRDAAPVTIGVDAPASLTSMAIDNGMATIATAAAAAVATATASTAASSSSAAGPHKDAPQGECSLLGPFALLVQAALGGLALLSLVYKRWRERPQRPLKIWFFDVSKQVFGSVLVHIANIFMSMLTSGRFSIKLEPTAAAAAARVMSRTDEPYVPNPCSFYLLNLAIDTTVGIPILIVLLRIMTGLVAFTPLGRPAESIQSGNYGNPPNAWWWLKQSVIYFCGLFGMKVCVLIIFIVMPWISKVGDWALKWTEGNERLQIAFVMMIFPLIMNGLQYYIIDSFIKKKDTAEHERLPSEDPDAYDEGTGLRARGADSDIDSDEAEDEDVKSVKRPTSSAAEEYDPDVDGDAPTVIGSSSSRRIERNKVPRELFPKE; from the exons ATGCAACCTTTATTAGGCGCTCTTGCCGCCATACGAGATGCTGCACCTGTAACGATCGGAGTCGACGCACCCGCCTCCCTCACAAGCATGGCCATCGACAACGGCATGGCCACcatcgcgacggccgccgccgccgcggtcgccACGGCCACTGCATcgaccgccgcgtcctcgtcctccgccgccggcccgcacAAGGACGCACCGCAGGGCGAGTGCTCCCTACTCGGTCCCTTTGCCCTGCTCGTGCAggcggccttgggcggcCTCGCATTGCTCTCACTCGTGTACAAGCGCTGGCGGGagcgcccgcagcggcccCTCAAGATCTGGTTCTTCGACGTCTCGAAGCAGGTCTTTGGGTCGGTCCTGGTGCACATTGCCAACATCTTCATGTCCATGTTGACGAGTGGACGCTTCTCCATAAAGCTGGAgcccaccgcagcagcagcagcagctcgcgtCATGTCGCGGACTGATGAGCCTTATGTCCCCAACCCTTGTTCGTTTTACTTGCTCAACCTAGCGATTGAC ACAACGGTTGGCATCCCCATACTCATCGTCTTGCTACGCATCATGACGGGCCTGGTGGCCTTCACACCCCTCGGCAGGCCCGCCGAGTCCATCCAGTCCGGCAACTACGGCAACCCCCCAAacgcgtggtggtggctgaaGCAATCCGTCATCTACTTCTGTGGTCTGTTCGGCATGAAGGTGTGCGTcctcatcatcttcatcgtcaTGCCGTGGATCTCCAAGGTCGGCGACTGGGCCCTCAAGTGGACCGAGGGCAACGAGCGGCTGCAAATCGCCTTTGTCATGATGATCTTTCCCCTCATCATGAATGGCCTGCAGTACTACATCATCGATTCCTTCATCAAGAAAAAGGACACTGCCGAGCACGAGCGGCTGCCGTCCGAGGATCCGGACGCGTACGACGAGGGCACCGGTCTgcgggcccgcggcgcggacAGCGacatcgacagcgacgaggccgaggacgaggacgtcaaGTCAGTCAAGCGGCCCACGTCCAGTGCGGCGGAAGAATACGACCcggacgtggacggcgaTGCACCGACCGTCAtcggcagcagctccagccgccgcatcgAGCGGAACAAGGTTCCTCGGGAGCTGTTCCCCAAAGAGTAA
- a CDS encoding Superoxide dismutase (COG:J~EggNog:ENOG503P1QS) — MFRTRLRIPRQGLSLGLRTTVNARRSLHQVPSLPHDYSQGVPNLMSPGGFAIAWTDYMSLMVEKLNNLTTGTDLEDKDTKSIALLTAREPSQAPIFNYASMAHNNHFFFQGISPTGTPMPDALREELEASFSSLETLRREFVLTASAMFGPGFLWLVKAGPGDYRLLPTYLAGSPYPGAHWRAQPSDMNTVGHEGTARGYFKDQAFGARRRSSDLPPGGIELEPLLCLNTWEHAWLLDWGVGAGGSGGKMAFAEAWWELIDWEKVAHKSGVRRPEFKSASS, encoded by the exons ATGTTTCGCACACGGCTGAGGATACCCCGCCAGGGCCTGTCCCTAGGCCTGCGTACGACGGTCAACGCCCGGAGGAGCCTGCACCAGGTCCCCTCGCTGCCGCACGACTACTCTCAGGGCGTCCCGAACCTCATGAGCCCCGGCGGATTTGCGATCGCGTGGACGGATTACATGTCCTTGATGGTGGAGAAGCTCAATAACCTGACGACGG GCACGGATCTCGAGGACAAAGATACCAAGTCGATCGCGCTTCTCACCGCTCGCGAACCGAGCCAGGCACCCATCTTCAACTACGCGTCCATGGCGCACAACAACCACTTCTTCTTCCAGGGCATCTCGCCGACAGGCACCCCGATGCCCGATGCCCTGCGCGAGGAACTCGAGgcttccttctcctccctcgagacgctgcgccgcgaaTTTGTCCtcaccgcctcggccatgtTCGGTCCGGGCTTCCTGtggctcgtcaaggccggcccCGGCGACTACCGCCTCCTGCCCACCTACCTCGCGGGTTCGCCCTATCCCGGCGCCCACTGGCGCGCCCAGCCCTCCGACATGAACACGGTCGGCCACGAGGGCACCGCCCGCGGCTACTTCAAAGACCAGGCCTTCGgtgcccggcggcggagcagcgACCTGCCCCCTGGCGGCATCGAACTGGAGCCTCTCCTATGTCTCAACACGTGGGAGCACGCCTGGCTGCTCGATtggggcgtcggcgccggcggcagcggcggcaagatgGCCTTTGCCGAAGCTTGGTGGGAGCTTATTGACTGGGAAAAGGTGGCGCACAAGTCGGGTGTGCGAAGGCCAGAATTCAAGTCCGCGTCATCGTAG
- the UME6 gene encoding DNA-binding transcriptional regulator ume6 (COG:S~EggNog:ENOG503P0WT) has protein sequence MPTAPPDHRKSSMRAPGSAVNMAATQSAKAKAAVKSGNGNAKAKTQMHRRSRTGSLPPTYTRPAHLHALAVCADASAFDDGRAFLPSPMATIPADFGMLCFLGCFTCRLRRKKCDEGTPMCTACKHLGLQCEYKRPMWWSNNDARRRHKEDIKNIIKRKKLAEKSSNPIQTSVCTPPGLTHSLPTSATFTDPMDRTRSASIDSHFSAGFNFNSPPNGVDYGVYTTQIHSDFILNGYSPYEIDVKTERQMFVNDVPTLKESHVSTFSTYHTPPPPGTVLPAGPLEGAWTEHIHHERKESLSEEALNVNFFDFSHGPHDSTGQIRIELEEHDQRLLEHFIQFVLPTIFPILESNQHGSVGSDLILPALQSNSVYLHCCLSIAAQHLKTHANVSGDEIDNDIMRHRYATIFSLCEALKRDENHQQILEATLGLIFFQCIVGRFDDGLLDIAWHQHFQAAISLVQKLELPRLVSDAANEMMRTPFNMTLTGWIDILGATMQGTAPTFAHTYREKHLSPNNHHLGLRELMGCEDRVMYLISEIACLESLKRDNMDDFALCQHVSALGEQINHLEAGDTCPKNPFNANGSLSPKQLSKNITNAFRLAARIYLCSLVPGFSPSQPSPMGLVDKLTTALQHIPSGPEGFDRSLVWVYLIGGSISLPNSNFRVLFEDRIAQLGQQSTCGSFGRMVTVLREVWMRNDTLSQASTPGSSGSDAGPPHIHWRDVMQMNGWDFLLI, from the coding sequence ATGCCTACCGCGCCCCCCGACCATCGCAAGAGCTCGATGCGAGCTCCCGGAAGCGCCGTCAACATGGCCGCGACGCAGTCTgcaaaggccaaggcggccgtcaAGTCCGGCAATGGAAACGCAAAGGCAAAGACCCAAATGCACCGCCGGTCGCGCACAGGTTCGTTGCCTCCCACTTACACGCGGCCCGCCCACTTACACGCACTTGCGGTGTGTGCGGACGCATCTGCGTtcgacgacggacgggcttTCCTTCCGTCTCCAATGGCCACGATTCCCGCTGACTTTGGCATGTTGTGTTTTCTAGGCTGCTTTACTTGCAGATTAAGACGAAAGAAGTGCGACGAGGGCACCCCCATGTGCACGGCATGCAagcacctcggcctgcagTGCGAGTACAAGCGTCCCATGTGGTGGAGCAACAacgatgcgcgccgccgccacaagGAGGACATCAAGAACATCATCAAGCGCAAGAAGCTCGCGGAGAAGTCGTCGAACCCCATCCAGACTTCGGTCTGCACTCCGCCGGGCCTCACACACTCTCTGCCGACCTCGGCCACCTTCACGGACCCCATGGACCGCACCAGGTCTGCTTCCATCGACTCGCACTTCTCGGCTGGCTTCAACTTCAACAGCCCGCCCAATGGCGTCGACTACGGCGTGTACACGACACAAATCCACTCCGACTTCATTCTCAATGGCTACTCGCCATACGAGATCGACGTCAAGACGGAGAGACAGATGTTCGTCAATGACGTTCCCACACTCAAGGAGTCCCACGTCTCAACTTTTAGTACATACCACactccgccgccccccggAACCGTCCTGCCAGCCGGCCCGCTGGAGGGTGCTTGGACCGAACACATCCACCACGAGAGGAAGGAGTCGCTGTCCGAGGAGGCTCTAAATGTCAACTTCTTTGACTTTTCCCACGGCCCCCACGACAGCACCGGGCAGATCCGCAttgagctggaggagcaCGACCAGCGCCTATTGGAGCACTTCATCCAGTTCGTGCTGCCAACAATCTTCCCCATTCTCGAGTCGAACCAACACGGCTCCGTTGGATCCGACCTGATCCTTCCCGCGCTTCAGTCCAACAGCGTCTACCTGCACTGCTGCCTCAGCATCGCGGCCCAGCACCTCAAGACACATGCCAATGTCTCGGGCGATGAAATTGACAATGACATCATGCGCCACCGCTATGCCACCATCTTCTCGCTGTGCGAGGCGCTCAAGCGTGACGAGAACCACCAGCAGATCCTCGAGGCCACCCTGGGGCTCATCTTCTTCCAATGCATCGTCGGTCGCTTTGACGATGGCCTGCTGGACATTGCCTGGCACCAGCACTTTCAAGCTGCAATTAGCCTCGTCCAGAAGCTGGAGCTGCCTCGTCTGGTCTCGGATGCCGCCAACGAGATGATGCGGACACCATTCAACATGACCCTCACTGGGTGGATTgacatcctcggcgccaccatGCAGGGTACTGCCCCCACGTTTGCACACACCTACCGCGAGAAGCATCTCTCGCCCAACAATCACCATCTAGGTCTGCGCGAGCTGATGGGCTGCGAGGACCGCGTCATGTATCTCATCTCGGAGATTGCCTGCCTCGAGTCGCTAAAGCGTGACAATATGGATGACTTTGCTCTGTGCCAGCACGTTTCGGCACTTGGGGAGCAGATCAACCATCTTGAGGCTGGAGATACCTGCCCTAAAAACCCTTTCAATGCCAACGGCAGCCTGTCTCCAAAGCAGCTCTCCAAGAACATTACCAACGCGTTCCGCCTTGCTGCGCGCATCTACCTCTGCAGCCTGGTCCCTGGCTTCAGCCCCAGTCAACCCTCTCCAATGGGCTTGGTTGACAAGTTGACGACCGCGCTCCAGCACATTCCCTCCGGGCCCGAGGGATTTGACCGCAGCTTGGTTTGGGTCTATCTGATTGGTGGCTCCATCAGTCTCCCAAACAGCAACTTCCGAGTACTGTTCGAGGATCGGATCGCCCAGCTTGGCCAACAGTCTACGTGTGGCTCTTTTGGCCGCATGGTCACGGTTCTTCGCGAGGTGTGGATGCGGAACGACACACTCTCGCAGGCCAGCACCCCCGGCTCCTCGGGGTCGGATGCGGGGCCGCCACACATCCACTGGCGGGATGTCATGCAGATGAATGGGTGGGACTTTCTGCTCATATAG